ACATAATTGCCAGCATTTTGAGGCTCAAGCTCAATAAGTCGAGAAGCTACCACCTCTGCAAGCTCAGAATCGCAATATAATTTGCAGGCTCCTAGCAGTGCACCCCATGCACCAGGATGAGATTGAACAGGCACAGATTTTATGAGCTCATAAGCTGCTTTTAACCTCCCAGATCTACTAAGAAGATCAATAATACATGCATAGTGATCAGGAGAGGGAACCATGGAGTATTTATACCTCATGATTTCAAAGTAATGCCAGCCTTCATCCACAAGTCCAGCACGGCTACAAGCTGTTAAGATGACTGTGAAGGCTACTTCATCGGGAGTTAGATCTTCATCTAACATCCTCTCAAAGAGTGGCACAACCTGATCTCCGTGCCCGTGGATTGACAACCCTTGCATTACAGAACAATAGGAAATTAGATCCCTTTTAGGCATTTCTTCGAACAGATTCATGGCTCGCTCCATGTTTCCACACTTAGCATTCATATCTATAAGAGCTGCCCTAACGTGAGCCCCACGTAGATCACCTAAACACCTGGTAGCATATGAGTCAACCCATTTGGCCAAATCTAAATTACCCACCTGAGAACATGCTGACATTAAGCTTGCCAATACAAACTCATCAGGTTTCACATTCGTAGAACCCATTTCAAGAAAAGTCTTGACTGCCTCATTTGCCTGACCATTTTGTGTATACCCAGATATCAAAGCCGACCATGCGACAATATCCCTTTCAGGTGCTTTTTGGAATAAATTCCTGGCAGAAAGCATGTCGCCCGCTTTCGCATACCCATCGATCATTGTTGTGTAAGATACAACATTCTTCTCTGGCATTTCATCGAATACCTTCTCAGCACTCTTTAAATCACCCATTTTCATGTACCCACCTATAATTGCATTCCACGACGCCACATTTCTCTCTGGCATCGAATCGAAAAGCCTCTTTGCCTCCACCAAATTCCCAATGCTCGAATACCCAACGATCATAGCCGTCCAAGAAACCACATTCTTCTTTGACATTCGATCAAACACCTTACGAGCACAATCGATTAACCCACCCTTCCCATACAAGTTCACTAAACTCGTCGACACATATACATCCTCATCAACACCACATCTCAAGATGGATCCATGAAGGGCCATCCCTTCCATCACTTTCCCCTCACTCGCACACGCCTTGAGAAGCGAAGGAAATGTATACCTATCAGGAACGCCATCCTCACTCTTCATACGCACAAATAGAGAAATAGTATCAAGAAATTGCAATTTCTCACAGTAGCCACGAACGAGAGAGTTCCAAAGAAATGTAGTGGGTGAGAGAACACGATCAAAGACGGATGTAGAATAGGCGATGTGGGCGACTGAGTTGGAAGTGGAGATGAATTGGGCCACGAGAAAATGGTCCTGCTCGAGCCCTTTCTGGACGAAACGGGCATGGACTTGCTGGAGGTCGATGGGCGTCTTGCAGAGCTTGAGGAGGTCGGAAATTGGGTAGAAAGAAGCATTGGACTTTGGCTTGGTGGTGTTGCCATAGCTAGTAGTTGAACAGAAGCAAGATAATCGACGGAGATACGGCGGCATGGCCGCATTGGCGAGCATTTGCATGCCATAAGAACGTAAAAATCCTCCTCTTATCAGCAGCAGCTCCACGGCCCAGGTTGAGCTCAACGCACGTTCAAACAGGGTTCAGCCCGAACGGCAAATTTATGGATGGGTCAAATTTTGAAGCCCAAAATTTCATCCACCTTCCAAAAACGTTTGAAAATTGGCCAAATTGATGATGTCAATCACGTGCAAAATTACCGTTTAGTTCCTAAAACGTGCGTGAAACAAGACATAATATAGATTTCTCGTTCTTTTCTCTCGCTACTTCATCTCGCTCTCTCATTCACGttgtttttcatcaatttttttcttggttttttccgttcttttgaatttttccTCTTACTTCCTCTCGCTACTTCATCTCGCTCTCTCATTCACGttgtttttcatcattttttttcttggtttttttcattcttttgaaTTTTTCCTCTTACTTCTTCCTCTTGTTTTATCCTTTAGCTTTTCCTCATCAATtctatagtttttttctttggattttttccttcatttgaattcaaaaagaagaagaaaagagagctaaaagaagaaagaagaagaaaatgaaaggcagaagaaagaggaaaaagaagacGAAGACGAAGAAGTTGgcaaactaaaatttaaatttaaaatgttcgaTCTAATGAAGAACGAAAGGAAGGCATGAGAGGAATGAGTCCAAAACGAGAAGAACAAATGATAATTTACAATGCGTGTGCAACATCAAACTTTTTGGGGACTAATCGGACATTTCACATGTGGCTGACGTCTTCAAAAGATCAAAATTAGAGTGTCTTGTAAAGTTGGCCTCGAAATTTGATCCATCCATACATATTTCCCCCTAAACTTCTATATCCGTAATtggaaagagaaaaatatgaattatttcaatttggtccctaaatttaAGAACTTTACCCATTTTcgagttttgattttaatttttaacataaatatcaatttatacatcTAAACTTTAgagttatatcaattaaaattctcaatcaataattatattaatttaaactatgAACTTTTATACATGCATCAATTTACAATTTCATTGGACCAATATcatgtgaaacttataattgaAGTCAACTAAACTCCTCAAATTTCATAAGTCAATCAATTTAGACTACTCATCATGGTTACCTTTGAAAACCATTCAAGCATTAATTCTCAAATGTGTGTAGACTTCATCAAATGTCGATTTTACAAAATATCCTATTAGAGTAAATGCATGAATGATATTCAAACGAAATTTTTGTCTAATTTTGTctaagagtctaaattgatttatttatgaaaatttaagagtttaattgatacaattataagttttataCTAAATTTTTCCAAATAGAACGTAGTGATATGCGTAGATTGATACAAATTCaggatttaaattattaattattagttcgaggtttaaattgatataactcctaaaatttagaggtataaattgttatttttcttaattttatttgatctataaattacaaaatattatatttttatttgagtTATGAGTTTTTATACATTTTGTACTTATGTTTCAAAATTCACGTTTTTTACCCTCGACTTTTCATA
The nucleotide sequence above comes from Benincasa hispida cultivar B227 chromosome 3, ASM972705v1, whole genome shotgun sequence. Encoded proteins:
- the LOC120073348 gene encoding putative pentatricopeptide repeat-containing protein At5g37570 — protein: MQMLANAAMPPYLRRLSCFCSTTSYGNTTKPKSNASFYPISDLLKLCKTPIDLQQVHARFVQKGLEQDHFLVAQFISTSNSVAHIAYSTSVFDRVLSPTTFLWNSLVRGYCEKLQFLDTISLFVRMKSEDGVPDRYTFPSLLKACASEGKVMEGMALHGSILRCGVDEDVYVSTSLVNLYGKGGLIDCARKVFDRMSKKNVVSWTAMIVGYSSIGNLVEAKRLFDSMPERNVASWNAIIGGYMKMGDLKSAEKVFDEMPEKNVVSYTTMIDGYAKAGDMLSARNLFQKAPERDIVAWSALISGYTQNGQANEAVKTFLEMGSTNVKPDEFVLASLMSACSQVGNLDLAKWVDSYATRCLGDLRGAHVRAALIDMNAKCGNMERAMNLFEEMPKRDLISYCSVMQGLSIHGHGDQVVPLFERMLDEDLTPDEVAFTVILTACSRAGLVDEGWHYFEIMRYKYSMVPSPDHYACIIDLLSRSGRLKAAYELIKSVPVQSHPGAWGALLGACKLYCDSELAEVVASRLIELEPQNAGNYVLLSNIYAAAERWLDVAVVRNQMNERGLRKIPGCSWI